CGTGCGCACGGCGCGGCCCTCGATGCCGCTGGGCGCGGAGATGGAGGTCATCCGGGCGGTGTACAGGTCGTCGTCGTCCCAGGCGATGGGTCCGGTGTGCTGGCCGAGATAGGCCTGTGGCCCCACGGCTCCGTTGGCGACCGCGCGCACGGCGTACTGGGCGGTCTCCCCCGGCTCGTTCGTCAGCGTGGTGCTGGTGGTGGAGACCGTCTTGCCCGCGATCCACGGCTGGTTGCCCACGGCGCCGCCGTCGTGCGGCACGGCCCGGTACATGATCTGGTAGCCGGTGGCCCCGGGGACCGCGTTCCAGCGGGCGGTGGCCTTCAGCCCTGGCGTGCTCAGGACGTAGCGGTTCCACGGCAGGGTGGGCGCGGTGAGCGGGGTGGCCTGGCCATAGCGCGTGAGGGCGGCGTTGACCCGCTGGTCCACGCTCGAGCGGATGGACGGGATCTTGGCGTCCAGGTACTGGCCCGGGCAGGAGGTGAAGTTCGTGACCTTGTGCCCCAGGATGGTGGGGACCGTGACCGTCGTGCCCGAGGTCCACCGTGCCGTGCCCTTGCCGCTCTGGGTGAGGCGGGTCGTCCCGGTGGGGTCCACGCCGTAGCGGTAGGCCTGCCAGGCCAGGACGCGTTCGATCGCGTCCACCATGGCCGCCGGTGCGGCGGCCTCCTGGTAGTTGCCCATGGCTGAGACGCCGATGGTGTCCGTGTTGAACCCCCCGGCCTGGGCCCCCATGACCGGGGCGTCGATCGAGCCGCGGCGGCCCTGGTAGATGGTGCCGTACTTGTCCACGAGGAACTGGTAGCCGATGTCCCCCCAGCCCAGGGTCTTGGCGTGGTAGGTGAAGATGCCGCGGATCTGGGCGTAGGCACCGGAGGGGGTATAGCTGTTCGAGCCTGCCGTGTGGTGGATGTACAGCGCCTTGAGGTCCGTGGACGGGGTGCCGAAGTCCCGGACGATGGACTCGTCGGCGCCCCACTGGGCACGCGTGACGATCGCCGGCTTGAGCGCGTCCGCGGTGGAGTCGGTGTTGTACGCGACCGGCTCCGCGGCGGCCGTCCCGGTGAGCAGCCCCTGCTGCCCGGCCAGGGCGGGGGCGAAGGAGGCCTCCGCGCCCGTGGCCGGGGACGGCCCCGATGCCGGTGCGGCCTCGGGCACCGAGGAGGCGGCCTGCGGGGCGCCGGAGCCTGCCGCGGCCCGGCCGGCTGGGGCGTCCAGCGGCGCGGCAGCACCGGCGGGCGAGGCCGGCGCGAGCTCGCCGTCGGTCTCGGAGGTGCCCGGGTCGATGAGGGCGACCTCGAGGCCGGCAGGCGTCTTGCCGGAGGCGGTCAGCACGCGCACCTGGATGCCGTCGGCGCCGTTCGTGACGAGCGGCTCGGTGCCGGTGCGGGCGGCGCCGGGGCGCTCGTCGCCGTCGTGGACCTCCAGGGAGGACCAGTCCGTCCACTCCCCGCCCTCGCGGACGCGGATGGAGGCCTCGGATACGGGGTCGGTGCCGTCGATGTCCCACGTCAGGCCAGCGATGAGGAAGTCCTTGGTGGCGGTCGGCTCGCTCAGCGCGGCGAGCTCGTCCACGTCGTCCTCCGGCAGGGCGGTCTCGGCCAGTTCCTGCTCCACGGGCTCCGCCTCGGCCGAGGACGACGGCGAGGGGACCGGGGCGCCGGCCCGGCCGGTGATGGCCTCCTCCGGCAGCTCCGCGGGGACCTCCTCCGGGAGCGCGTCGGCACTGATGCCGTCCACGGGGATGGACTGCTCCGCCTTGCCGACGACCGGGGCGGCCTGCCGGCCGGGGGCTGTCGTCGAGGGGGTTGCCTCGACGGCCGGTGCCGCAGGTGCCTGGGGCAGTCCGGGGGCTGCCGTGGCGGGGAGGACGGTGGTCGCTGCCAGCGTGGCCGCCAGGGCGGTGGCGGCGCAGGTACGCAGGGCAGGGCGAAGGGCCAAAGGCATGACGGTTTCCCTCAGAGAGACGCGCGGTGGTGGGCGCCTCTCGGGCGCCGCGACCCACTCAGGATAGCAATCATTGGTTGCATTTGGGTTACTCCAGTCACATTTTCACCACTGTTCACGTGAGCTACGCGTGTCGTTCGTGTGCGTCTCGAGACCTGTGACGTAGGCCTCCATCGGGTCCCAAGTGGCCCATGACGAGGGACGTTCTGGCCGGATGCCGGGGCCTTGAGGTAAAGGCAGCATCACGGTGCGGGCACGGATCCCCCGTGCCCGGCCTCTCGCGAGGACGGGTCGCTTGAGCCAAAACTGAGGATCTCGCGGGAAAACTGCAGGGCCGCTGCAGCGGGACTGCCGCGCATCCACCCCTGATCCCGATCTCTCAGCCGCAGGCACCACCGTGGCGACGAATGCTACGGCTACCCGTCAATGCCGGCGGTAGGACATCGGATCAGGGAACAGCACGCCTGATGCCTTATGTGCAGAGGATCGTGTCAACCAAGGCCTCGATCTCCGCCGAGGAGATTGATCCGTCGGGGCGGTCCCTGGTGATGATGAGACGCCCGTCGGCCCGCTTCGTTGACCCCTCACCCCACGGGTGAATGCCGTGGTCGCGGTACCAGCGCAGTTTCTCCTCCCATTTCCTCCGGTAGGAGTCGTTGTTCAGCATGCCGAGGTGTTCCCAGTAGTAGGTCTCGCCGGTGTCGGCATCCTCGATGGTGAAGTCAGGGAGCCGCGTCATCCCTCCGCGGACCAATGGTTGCTCGTAGGCGAAGTCGATTCCCTTCGAATAGAGCAGATCGGCGATGATGACCTCGGATTTCGATCGGACGTGGATGCCCTTTCGAGCGTGGTGGATCAGCCCCTTCTCCATGTACCGCCCATCGACCTCCACCGGCTGGGGGTCGCTGAACAGGTTGGTCATCCTCGCCGCGGTCTCCGAATAGCGAGGCGACGCGTAATCGCGCAATTCGCTCAGATTCCCCTGCAGGAGCAGCACGACACGGTGTTGGTGCCTTGTCAGGGCGGTGTAGAGGAGCTCCCGACTCAGCAGGCGACAAGGGCTGGGAATGACGATGAGCGTCGTCCCGAACTCACTGCCCTGGGCCTTGTGGACCGTCAAGGCATAGGCCAGTTCCAGCCCCGGGCTGCCATCCTCGTCCCCCAGGTCTGATCGCCAGTACTTGTAGGCGACGTCCGGTTGGGTGGCGAACTCCACCTCCCACTGGTTGAGCGAGATCTTGGCTCCCTTTCGCCTGAAGGGACCAACGACGACGCCGATCTCGCCATTGGCCACGTATTCCAAGGCCTTGCCCTCAGGAGGGTAGAAGTGCTTTCGTGCCTTGTTCCGGACGTTGATGACCTTGTCCCCATAGACAATCTCCTGGGGTCCAGTCGGGGCCGGAATCCTCCGCCTCCATGGCGTCTGTTCGTGGGCCAACTCGCGGACGGAGGATCGATACGTGTGCTGGAGGTAGCGGTTCAACTCGTTGACACCGCCAGCGACGCTACGGACCGGCGAGAGTACTTGCCACGATTCGGCGCATTTGGCGCTGCCCCTGTTGAAATACGCGTAATCACCGATGACCGTGCCGCCATAGGACTCCTGGAACCCCAACTCATCGTCAGGGTCCTTCATCAGCTCCAGGGAGTTCGCCAACTCGGTCCGCAGCAGATCGTGCAACTCAGACGGGGTGGACCACTGGCGAACCGCCAAGGTCTCGAACTCGGTCCGGCGTTGCAGGTCGTCCCACACGCTGTCCGATCCCGGGGGTACATCCGCACCGGAGAACCAGTCAGCAAGCACCATGTCCGGCCGTTCGGTATCGCCGTCCCCCCTGGCATCGACCTTCGTGACGGAATTTGCAGGCGGTCCACTCTTCTTCTGGACGTGACGACGCTTGATGGTGAGTTCGGCAAATGACGCGTCAACGAGGGGAAAGCCGGTCACATGATGCGCGGAACGGAGGTATTCAACGATGTCCACGAAGGGACGGCCTACGCCGATGGGTGGCAACTGACGAGGGTCCCCCACCAAGACGAGTCGCTTGTAGCCGGCGAGCCCGTCCAGGAGGGCATCGAGTTGTTCCTCCGTGAGCATCGAGCACTCATCGATGATGACGGTGGCGAATCCCCGGCGGGGCGGGGCATCGGACCGCCGATACCGTCCGGTCTCGGGGTCGTACCTTCCCGACTTCACGAGGAATTGGGCGATCGTCTGTGCCGACCGCCCGATCGCCGACTGCATGCGCACGCGTGCCTTGCCGGTGGGCGCCAGGAGGAGGATGTCTTCGTTTGCAATCCCCGTCAGGGAACACAACACTTCCAGCAGCGTCGTCTTCCCGGTCCCCGCCGGTCCGATGAGGACGGACAACCGTGACTGCGCCAGCGACTGCAACGCGCGCGCCTTCTCGCGACGGGCGTTTTCCTCGTCCACGTCACCCTTTGGAAAGTCCCCCAGCCGACGGTCGATCTCCCCGCGCCAGTCGGCTTCGACGGGTAGCGACTTCGCCTCCAAACGTTTCCGCACGAGGGTGGAGATCTTGTCGCGCGCGGCGTGCAGGCGGGACAACTGGTAGGCAGGCTTGCCGTCGCCCATCATCACCGTGGTGATCTCTGGGGCGAAGTGACCTTCCGCCACGGCCATGACGTCCTCCGTGACCGGGCAGGAGGGGTCCAGGGGGGCATCCCTGACGGCCTGAACCAAGCGGGCCTGGGACATGAGGGAATGGCCCTCGTTGCCGGCGCGTTCGAGCTGGTCGATCGCCATCGCCCGGACGCGGCGTTCGTCCAGGCCGTCCTTCACGCGGGCCTTACCGGCCACGGGATGTGCCTCCCGGAGGGAGTCGGTGGGGAAGACTCCTCGATCGATCGTGGAGAACGCCGTGGGATCGGGGCGGAAGCGATCAACCTCGAAGATGCGATACGGGTTGTCGAGCAGTTCCCCGTCGCTGATGTCGATCCCCGCCGTGATGCGTTCGGAGCCGACGAACATCCGCGTAGCCTGCTCGATCGTGAGGTCGAATCGCGAGAGCAGCATGAGCAGGTCTCGCCGGTCCTGACGAAGAGCGAGCCACGTCTTGCACAGCATCTGGCTCGGGACGGGGTGCAGGTTCAGGAACTCACTGGGGTCGCGGAATATCCGGTCCACGACGTCCCACGGATTATCGCCCTCGTGAACCATGCTCCGGACGGCGTACGAGAGCAGGACGCCCTGCGGCATGCCGAACGCCGTCAGGGCCGCTCCCAGGCCGGGAAAGGCGCCGCGCGCCCGCCATGCTGCGGCGACCTCGGCGTTCAACCAGGACCGGACGCGATCCCACTCGCCGGGCACCACTTGGGCGAATCGCTCGACGCTCGCCGTCAGGGCCAGCAGCAGGTTCAGGGCCGCGTCATGGGTGACGTGCTCGGTGGCGTACGAGAACTGCTCCGTGAACTCCTCGGGGACCAGCACGACGTACTCACTGGGATCGAGGCCCCGCTGTTGAGACACATCCATGAGGTGCTGGTACGGCAGGAGGAAACCGTCCTCCATCGTGGGACGGATGGAGTGTTGGACGGGGGTCTCCCACGTCACCGACTCGAAACCGCCGCGGCGGTTCCCATATGCCTGGCTGGGGGTCCAGCCCGTCACACGGCCGACGCCCACCAGGACGCGCCGCGGATCGTCGGACAACGGAGTGTCCTTCGCGTAGAAGAACACCAATGACGCACCGGGCTCGACCGCTGAGAAGAAGGTGTCCAGCATGGCCCGCTGGTTGCGCCCGTGCTGGATCCAGGCGGGGTCGTTCAACTTCGCCTCGGCGTCCACCTGTTCCTCCAGGCGGTATTCGAAGTCGATGCCGTGCACGTCAGCAAGTCGCACCGCATTGTCCCGGAGCAACCAGCGGAACGGCACGCAATCCGCGGAGTACGCCGGCAGGTCGAGCCGGACAGGCTCGAACTTCCGGTAGACCTCGT
This genomic window from Citricoccus sp. SGAir0253 contains:
- a CDS encoding AAA family ATPase, giving the protein MSARSRSVSKEHPYAEWNEVYRKFEPVRLDLPAYSADCVPFRWLLRDNAVRLADVHGIDFEYRLEEQVDAEAKLNDPAWIQHGRNQRAMLDTFFSAVEPGASLVFFYAKDTPLSDDPRRVLVGVGRVTGWTPSQAYGNRRGGFESVTWETPVQHSIRPTMEDGFLLPYQHLMDVSQQRGLDPSEYVVLVPEEFTEQFSYATEHVTHDAALNLLLALTASVERFAQVVPGEWDRVRSWLNAEVAAAWRARGAFPGLGAALTAFGMPQGVLLSYAVRSMVHEGDNPWDVVDRIFRDPSEFLNLHPVPSQMLCKTWLALRQDRRDLLMLLSRFDLTIEQATRMFVGSERITAGIDISDGELLDNPYRIFEVDRFRPDPTAFSTIDRGVFPTDSLREAHPVAGKARVKDGLDERRVRAMAIDQLERAGNEGHSLMSQARLVQAVRDAPLDPSCPVTEDVMAVAEGHFAPEITTVMMGDGKPAYQLSRLHAARDKISTLVRKRLEAKSLPVEADWRGEIDRRLGDFPKGDVDEENARREKARALQSLAQSRLSVLIGPAGTGKTTLLEVLCSLTGIANEDILLLAPTGKARVRMQSAIGRSAQTIAQFLVKSGRYDPETGRYRRSDAPPRRGFATVIIDECSMLTEEQLDALLDGLAGYKRLVLVGDPRQLPPIGVGRPFVDIVEYLRSAHHVTGFPLVDASFAELTIKRRHVQKKSGPPANSVTKVDARGDGDTERPDMVLADWFSGADVPPGSDSVWDDLQRRTEFETLAVRQWSTPSELHDLLRTELANSLELMKDPDDELGFQESYGGTVIGDYAYFNRGSAKCAESWQVLSPVRSVAGGVNELNRYLQHTYRSSVRELAHEQTPWRRRIPAPTGPQEIVYGDKVINVRNKARKHFYPPEGKALEYVANGEIGVVVGPFRRKGAKISLNQWEVEFATQPDVAYKYWRSDLGDEDGSPGLELAYALTVHKAQGSEFGTTLIVIPSPCRLLSRELLYTALTRHQHRVVLLLQGNLSELRDYASPRYSETAARMTNLFSDPQPVEVDGRYMEKGLIHHARKGIHVRSKSEVIIADLLYSKGIDFAYEQPLVRGGMTRLPDFTIEDADTGETYYWEHLGMLNNDSYRRKWEEKLRWYRDHGIHPWGEGSTKRADGRLIITRDRPDGSISSAEIEALVDTILCT
- a CDS encoding S-layer homology domain-containing protein, whose protein sequence is MPLALRPALRTCAATALAATLAATTVLPATAAPGLPQAPAAPAVEATPSTTAPGRQAAPVVGKAEQSIPVDGISADALPEEVPAELPEEAITGRAGAPVPSPSSSAEAEPVEQELAETALPEDDVDELAALSEPTATKDFLIAGLTWDIDGTDPVSEASIRVREGGEWTDWSSLEVHDGDERPGAARTGTEPLVTNGADGIQVRVLTASGKTPAGLEVALIDPGTSETDGELAPASPAGAAAPLDAPAGRAAAGSGAPQAASSVPEAAPASGPSPATGAEASFAPALAGQQGLLTGTAAAEPVAYNTDSTADALKPAIVTRAQWGADESIVRDFGTPSTDLKALYIHHTAGSNSYTPSGAYAQIRGIFTYHAKTLGWGDIGYQFLVDKYGTIYQGRRGSIDAPVMGAQAGGFNTDTIGVSAMGNYQEAAAPAAMVDAIERVLAWQAYRYGVDPTGTTRLTQSGKGTARWTSGTTVTVPTILGHKVTNFTSCPGQYLDAKIPSIRSSVDQRVNAALTRYGQATPLTAPTLPWNRYVLSTPGLKATARWNAVPGATGYQIMYRAVPHDGGAVGNQPWIAGKTVSTTSTTLTNEPGETAQYAVRAVANGAVGPQAYLGQHTGPIAWDDDDLYTARMTSISAPSGIEGRAVRTQGKDSVIRVEDTEQVRRVSFATYVPSGGYAHLDVYQDDYRYVGTIKILQSGSAHCALSLPGGSNVRLVSRSSTPVTITRLLLNRQGQTSYLDTADRCVRGFADNPPGSSFYDAVDWMQTAGVSQGYAATNTYGKTRRISRGESVAFVYRYMDPAYTPTSTRPFSDVRQGDTFYEPISWARDRGIAKGYGNGTFGVGEDVTRAEFASFLYRAARPGYTVPRTRSFPDVPTWSAHHAAISWMESEGLAGGYDDGTFRPDRDITRAEVAAILYRYDRR